A region of Cloacibacillus sp. DNA encodes the following proteins:
- a CDS encoding DDE-type integrase/transposase/recombinase, whose protein sequence is MKLINDMYRRNQQCGLVVKLRNRGYSRSISALYRVLRKRGLTRNKPENPKYIPKPYQTMTHPGERIQIDVKCVPAVCMATGVSDKKFFQYTAIDECTRFRYLEGFDEQSQYNSSVFISHLIKRFKFRIECVQTDNGVEFTNRFTSDKDKQSLFDKTLEAFGITHKLIKPFTPRHNGKVERSHRKDNEYFYATHKFYSLSDFNKQLAVHCGKYNNFPMRPLKWKSPRESLKAFLVAV, encoded by the coding sequence TTGAAACTGATAAACGACATGTACAGACGGAATCAACAATGCGGCCTTGTGGTCAAGCTGAGAAATCGCGGATACTCAAGAAGCATCTCTGCACTTTATCGTGTTCTGAGGAAAAGGGGACTGACAAGGAACAAACCGGAGAATCCGAAATATATACCTAAGCCTTATCAAACTATGACGCATCCTGGAGAACGTATTCAGATAGACGTTAAATGCGTGCCAGCGGTATGTATGGCGACTGGCGTGTCTGACAAAAAGTTCTTCCAATATACGGCCATAGACGAGTGTACGAGGTTCCGGTATTTGGAGGGTTTTGATGAACAGAGCCAGTATAATTCATCCGTTTTTATAAGTCATCTTATAAAGCGCTTCAAGTTCAGGATAGAGTGCGTACAGACGGACAACGGTGTTGAGTTCACTAACAGATTCACTTCAGACAAAGACAAGCAGAGCTTGTTTGATAAGACGCTTGAGGCCTTCGGCATAACCCACAAGCTGATAAAGCCCTTTACTCCGCGTCATAATGGCAAGGTAGAAAGATCTCATCGCAAGGACAATGAATATTTTTATGCAACGCATAAGTTTTACTCTTTAAGTGACTTTAATAAACAGCTGGCTGTCCACTGTGGTAAATACAATAACTTCCCGATGAGACCTCTTAAATGGAAATCTCCACGGGAAAGCTTAAAAGCTTTTTTGGTTGCCGTGTAA
- a CDS encoding type I secretion system permease/ATPase translates to MPNEELPTTGAEVSNSGCAEGGKCRTQYGGPLASSLLAVARFHGRRISLDAMLAGLPLEGGLLTPSSFCRAAEKAGLTARFVQGPIERLNPLLMPAVLLLEEDSSCVLFSVDTERGAARVVFPEVEDGEVSVGLEELASRFSGYAVYMAPLFKFDERAPSYEKEKKGHWFWEKISLQRPLYRDIILASVLSNLFAFAMPLFVMNVYNRVVPNNAIESLWVMAVGVFIMVTADFVLHMARGYLVDVAAARTNSRLSGDMMRQVLGLRTKERPASVGSFIHSVQGFESVRSFISSATVFAYVDLPFAIFFLAVIAIIAWPLAVPLLIGSALILLHAVLVQKQMRELSEKTNRASSLKNSTLVESLVAIDTVKTQGAEGQMQNRWEKTVEYLEDINIKLHLLSSSVVNWTQWVQLTVSIATMIIGVYEIKTNTISMGSLIAAYMLSSRAMAPISRVAGLLMQYYSTARSLAALDDIMNKETEHPDDSSFLSKPEITGAVEFKNVTFTYPEQEKAALTGVSFKINPGERVAFIGPIGSGKTTLTKLLLGFYQPAEGGVFVDGIETRQLDPAELRRNIGVVPQDVMLFFGSLRENLLMGSPGASDAELLEASRIGGLGAFVGGHPKGFEMQVGERGASLSCGQRQAVAISRAVLKKPPLLILDEPTSSMDSTSEELIKHNLMSYLQGRTLFLVTHKSSLLDLATRIIILDSGRVIADGPKEAVLAALKQGQIRRPA, encoded by the coding sequence ATGCCAAATGAAGAACTTCCTACCACAGGGGCCGAAGTGAGCAACAGCGGCTGTGCAGAAGGAGGCAAGTGCCGCACGCAATACGGCGGCCCGCTTGCCTCCTCGCTGCTGGCCGTCGCGCGCTTTCACGGCAGGCGCATATCGCTTGACGCGATGCTGGCGGGCCTCCCTCTTGAAGGCGGCCTGCTTACGCCGTCGTCATTCTGCCGCGCCGCGGAAAAGGCGGGGCTGACCGCGCGCTTCGTCCAGGGGCCGATAGAACGGCTCAACCCCCTGCTCATGCCCGCAGTGCTGCTGCTCGAAGAAGATTCGTCGTGCGTGCTTTTTTCCGTAGACACCGAACGCGGCGCGGCCCGCGTCGTATTCCCAGAGGTCGAAGACGGAGAGGTCTCAGTCGGCCTTGAAGAGCTGGCCTCCCGCTTCAGCGGCTACGCCGTCTACATGGCTCCGCTTTTCAAATTTGACGAAAGAGCGCCAAGCTACGAAAAAGAGAAGAAGGGCCATTGGTTCTGGGAGAAAATATCCCTTCAAAGGCCGCTCTACCGCGACATCATCCTTGCCTCCGTCCTCAGCAACCTCTTTGCCTTTGCAATGCCGCTTTTTGTAATGAACGTCTACAACCGCGTCGTGCCGAACAACGCCATAGAATCCCTCTGGGTGATGGCGGTCGGCGTCTTCATAATGGTGACGGCCGACTTCGTGCTCCACATGGCGCGCGGGTATCTTGTGGACGTAGCCGCGGCCCGCACAAACTCACGCCTCTCCGGGGACATGATGCGGCAGGTGCTCGGCCTCCGCACAAAAGAGCGCCCCGCCTCCGTCGGCTCCTTCATACACAGCGTGCAGGGCTTCGAAAGCGTGCGCAGCTTCATCTCCTCCGCCACCGTATTCGCCTACGTAGACCTTCCCTTTGCTATATTCTTCCTCGCAGTCATCGCCATAATAGCGTGGCCGCTCGCAGTGCCGCTGCTCATAGGCTCCGCGCTCATACTGCTGCACGCCGTCCTCGTACAGAAACAGATGCGCGAACTTTCCGAGAAGACCAACCGCGCAAGCTCGCTCAAAAACTCAACGCTCGTAGAAAGCCTCGTCGCCATAGACACAGTAAAAACTCAGGGCGCCGAAGGGCAGATGCAGAACCGCTGGGAAAAGACCGTCGAATACCTTGAAGATATCAACATCAAGCTCCACCTGCTCTCATCCTCCGTCGTCAACTGGACTCAGTGGGTGCAGCTCACCGTCTCCATCGCGACAATGATAATAGGCGTATACGAAATAAAGACAAACACCATAAGCATGGGCAGCCTAATCGCCGCCTACATGCTCTCCTCGCGCGCAATGGCGCCCATCAGCCGCGTGGCTGGGCTCCTCATGCAGTACTACTCCACCGCAAGATCGCTTGCCGCGCTCGACGACATCATGAACAAAGAAACTGAACATCCTGATGATTCCTCCTTCCTCAGCAAACCGGAGATAACCGGCGCCGTGGAATTTAAAAACGTCACCTTCACCTACCCTGAACAGGAAAAAGCGGCGCTCACAGGCGTCAGCTTCAAAATAAACCCCGGAGAGCGCGTCGCCTTCATAGGCCCCATAGGCTCAGGGAAAACAACGCTGACAAAACTGCTGCTTGGCTTCTACCAGCCCGCAGAAGGCGGAGTCTTCGTCGACGGCATAGAGACGCGCCAGCTAGACCCGGCGGAACTCAGACGAAACATAGGCGTCGTTCCGCAGGACGTCATGCTCTTCTTCGGCTCGCTCAGAGAAAACCTGCTAATGGGCAGCCCCGGCGCAAGCGACGCGGAGCTGCTTGAAGCCTCGCGCATCGGCGGCCTCGGCGCCTTCGTCGGCGGCCATCCAAAAGGCTTTGAGATGCAGGTCGGCGAAAGAGGCGCAAGCCTCTCATGCGGACAGCGGCAGGCGGTCGCAATATCGCGCGCCGTGCTGAAAAAGCCGCCCCTGCTCATACTCGACGAACCGACCTCCTCAATGGACTCAACAAGCGAAGAGCTGATAAAGCACAACCTCATGAGCTATCTGCAAGGCAGAACGCTCTTTCTGGTAACGCATAAATCATCTCTGCTCGACCTCGCTACAAGAATAATCATCCTTGACTCAGGGCGCGTCATAGCCGACGGGCCGAAAGAGGCCGTCCTTGCGGCGCTCAAACAGGGACAGATAAGGAGGCCTGCCTGA
- a CDS encoding PAS domain-containing protein — protein MENNSVNAVYDYDDSILRLPCAIAVVAIERGGPALRSVSDGFCRMFGLPRDAIFAACKTDFFALLHPNDKEAIRKKFTLHCRAREDFSMQHRILDGRGRCVWLLVSAQILPNADGAVYFVNFADITSDKEQEDSTLMTQKKYRTALQKAEVDIWDYDMEHRSVTRKSYTQDGSCVDKVICDVPESVIGYGWVHPDSIEKYRGLYARLHLGEKEPFVDILGKNDGGAGLEWRWKRLRYMTVSDGGPVKHAIGVGLDITEQKAAEDRFQSELAYREEMFKDKNIMSMRLNLTADVIEHASQQYQPILKGNYSYDNFISNVISSSIPEETQRERFIETFARENLLNSYNAGGGGGILSYSVRISEIHAGRHAEMGDDGHQNTYKTVHQRGHRVYHDR, from the coding sequence TTGGAGAACAATAGCGTCAACGCGGTCTATGATTATGATGATTCGATACTGAGACTGCCGTGCGCTATTGCCGTCGTCGCCATCGAACGCGGCGGCCCCGCGCTGCGCTCTGTAAGCGACGGCTTCTGCCGTATGTTTGGCTTGCCCAGGGACGCGATATTCGCGGCCTGTAAAACAGATTTTTTTGCGCTGCTGCATCCCAACGATAAAGAGGCCATCCGAAAAAAATTTACCCTGCACTGCCGCGCAAGGGAAGATTTCAGTATGCAGCACCGGATACTGGACGGGCGCGGCCGCTGCGTATGGCTTTTGGTGAGCGCTCAGATCCTCCCAAATGCTGACGGCGCGGTCTATTTTGTCAACTTCGCCGACATAACGTCCGACAAAGAGCAAGAGGACTCCACGCTGATGACCCAGAAAAAATACCGCACGGCGCTTCAAAAGGCGGAGGTAGATATCTGGGACTATGACATGGAGCATCGCAGCGTCACAAGAAAAAGTTATACGCAGGACGGCTCCTGCGTTGACAAAGTGATATGCGACGTGCCGGAATCCGTAATAGGATATGGGTGGGTTCATCCCGACAGCATCGAAAAATATCGAGGCCTCTACGCGAGGCTGCACCTCGGCGAAAAAGAGCCGTTTGTCGACATATTGGGTAAAAACGATGGAGGCGCCGGCTTGGAGTGGCGCTGGAAACGGCTCAGATACATGACCGTATCTGACGGCGGCCCTGTAAAGCACGCGATAGGCGTTGGGCTGGACATCACGGAGCAAAAGGCAGCGGAGGATCGCTTTCAGAGCGAACTTGCCTATCGCGAAGAAATGTTCAAGGATAAAAATATCATGTCGATGAGGCTCAACCTTACGGCAGACGTCATAGAGCACGCCTCGCAGCAGTATCAGCCGATACTTAAAGGCAATTACAGCTACGACAACTTCATCAGCAACGTCATATCCAGTTCTATTCCCGAAGAGACGCAGAGAGAGCGTTTTATCGAGACCTTCGCCAGAGAAAATCTCCTTAACTCCTACAACGCGGGGGGGGGGGGGGGTATCCTCTCTTATTCAGTGCGAATATCAGAGATTCATGCCGGACGGCACGCTGAAATGGGTGACGACGGTCATCAAAATACTTACAAAACCGTACACCAACGAGGTCATCGCGTTTACCACGACCGCTGA
- a CDS encoding type II toxin-antitoxin system Phd/YefM family antitoxin, with amino-acid sequence MKGDDFLILNATNARQNLYSVIDDVIATQEPAYITTKKGNVVMLSESDYKAINETLFLLSIPGMREKLIEGLKTPLEECVEDPDDE; translated from the coding sequence GTGAAAGGGGATGATTTTTTGATCTTAAACGCAACCAACGCACGCCAGAATCTTTATAGTGTGATAGACGATGTTATAGCTACGCAGGAACCGGCGTACATCACAACAAAAAAAGGCAACGTCGTCATGCTGTCAGAGAGCGACTATAAAGCAATAAACGAAACCCTCTTCCTTTTATCTATTCCGGGCATGAGAGAAAAGCTGATAGAAGGCTTGAAGACTCCTCTTGAAGAGTGCGTGGAAGACCCTGACGATGAATGA
- a CDS encoding Txe/YoeB family addiction module toxin, which produces MNEPWKILYTKQGLKDKRTATAAGYGEKISELIALLKHDPFEPYPPYEKLVGDLKGGYSRRINIQHRLVYQVYAKERTVKILSLWEHYE; this is translated from the coding sequence ATGAATGAGCCCTGGAAAATCCTCTACACTAAGCAAGGGCTAAAAGACAAGAGGACCGCGACAGCGGCGGGGTACGGTGAAAAAATATCAGAGCTTATCGCTTTATTGAAGCATGATCCATTTGAACCTTATCCGCCCTACGAGAAGCTGGTGGGCGACCTTAAAGGCGGCTATTCACGGCGTATCAACATCCAGCACAGGCTTGTCTATCAGGTCTACGCCAAGGAGCGAACAGTCAAGATACTGAGCCTGTGGGAACATTACGAATGA
- a CDS encoding HlyD family type I secretion periplasmic adaptor subunit, which translates to MEKRAYEKTGKAISKAERFGEMLTGKIFARLFGAADDGSRKDWPAEAGLAKSLQEPVKTRFLIYIICAIFLILLLWAALAPLDEVVHGTGKAKPTSGTQVIQAVDGGMVEEILVHESDVVQKDAVIIKINPTRFTSSLGERQAQVMSLMAKAARLDALTKGHPFEPAQEVIKAVPNIVEHERKLYQTSIDELRSNLRVAREQANQRRQELVEAAARLSQLTSACELAKDELKATKNLLASGAVSELEVIRLQKESARAIGDRNQAQAQLTRTKAAINEADGQLRETEFRFTNAWRNELTATLRELESLTEGNKALVDRVSQAEIKAPISGTIKRLFVNTTGAVVMPGGSVAEIVSDEDELVVEAQLSPNDRAFVRAGQKVIVKFTAYEYAVYGGLDGAVEYIGPDTITDERGNTYYTVRIKTTKKEFGADKPILPGMVAQVDIITGKKTILSYLLKPLMRAKEKAFREH; encoded by the coding sequence ATGGAAAAAAGAGCCTATGAAAAAACAGGCAAAGCCATATCAAAAGCCGAGCGATTCGGAGAGATGCTGACGGGAAAAATATTCGCGCGCCTCTTCGGCGCAGCCGACGACGGAAGCCGCAAAGACTGGCCCGCGGAGGCCGGACTTGCGAAAAGCCTTCAGGAACCGGTCAAGACCCGATTCCTCATCTACATAATATGCGCCATATTCCTCATACTGCTGCTTTGGGCCGCGCTTGCGCCGCTTGACGAAGTGGTCCACGGCACAGGCAAGGCAAAACCCACCTCCGGCACCCAGGTGATACAGGCCGTAGACGGCGGCATGGTAGAAGAGATACTTGTCCATGAATCCGACGTAGTCCAAAAAGACGCCGTCATAATAAAAATAAACCCGACAAGATTCACCTCCTCGCTCGGCGAACGCCAGGCGCAGGTCATGTCGCTCATGGCAAAAGCCGCGCGCCTCGACGCGCTCACAAAAGGCCATCCCTTCGAGCCGGCGCAGGAAGTGATAAAAGCCGTGCCCAACATCGTCGAACACGAAAGAAAATTGTACCAGACAAGCATAGACGAACTCCGCTCAAACCTCCGCGTCGCGCGGGAACAGGCAAACCAAAGAAGACAGGAACTCGTAGAGGCCGCGGCACGCCTCTCGCAGCTCACAAGCGCCTGCGAACTGGCCAAAGACGAACTCAAAGCCACAAAAAACCTGCTCGCCTCAGGCGCAGTCTCCGAACTGGAAGTCATACGCCTCCAAAAAGAAAGCGCGCGCGCCATAGGCGACAGAAATCAGGCGCAGGCCCAGCTCACCAGAACAAAAGCCGCCATCAACGAAGCCGACGGACAACTGCGCGAAACCGAATTTCGCTTCACAAACGCGTGGCGCAACGAACTGACAGCGACGCTGCGCGAACTTGAAAGCCTCACCGAAGGCAACAAAGCGCTCGTAGACCGCGTCTCACAGGCCGAAATAAAAGCGCCCATAAGCGGCACAATAAAAAGGCTCTTCGTCAACACCACCGGCGCGGTCGTAATGCCGGGAGGCTCCGTAGCGGAAATAGTCTCAGACGAAGACGAACTCGTAGTCGAAGCGCAGCTCTCGCCAAACGACAGAGCCTTCGTACGCGCGGGACAAAAAGTCATAGTCAAATTCACAGCCTACGAGTACGCCGTCTACGGCGGACTGGACGGCGCAGTAGAATACATAGGCCCAGACACGATAACAGACGAACGAGGCAACACCTACTACACGGTGCGCATCAAGACCACAAAAAAAGAATTTGGCGCGGACAAACCGATACTTCCGGGAATGGTGGCGCAGGTCGACATCATCACAGGCAAAAAAACAATACTTTCGTACCTCCTCAAGCCTCTTATGAGGGCGAAAGAAAAAGCGTTCAGAGAACATTAA
- a CDS encoding TolC family outer membrane protein, protein MFVTVKKIALFLGVFSAAALVLSCPAPAAAEGLSVQESIQRAVDTNPEAQAKLHAFRASLRDWQAAFGGYRPKLDAYAGIGRENLDGEGYNGSDLFDYTRDGASLILTQPIYDGNLTRSQVRRYEYAKNMRYFDLSAKLEEVAYAGFRCHQDVIRYRKAVAMARNNVARHEELLAKVKKRAIAGVDSKVNLETAMGRLALAKVNCLTEESNLHDTITQYVRVTGIEPAEQMEEAVIEVTLPEQPEACVTEALTGNPQVASYKENTNSMRHAIQEQASRMRPKLDFRAGVNLDHDTDGNKGRRDKSWVELMFRYNLYNGGIDKANIKKSEEQYQESEEVFKKIERDVRQAVLIAYNDVKNIELQIPNLEEHKKAAQVMRTAYVKQFEAGRRTLLDVLDAENESFQSELAYVNALYNLSSMKADYLTSVGRLLSYYDIKKVEMPEPQKAGIDMDRIVRELGNKD, encoded by the coding sequence ATGTTTGTCACTGTGAAAAAAATTGCGTTGTTCTTGGGCGTTTTTAGCGCCGCCGCTCTTGTTCTGAGCTGCCCCGCTCCGGCCGCCGCGGAAGGCCTTTCCGTGCAGGAATCTATACAGAGGGCCGTTGATACAAATCCCGAGGCGCAGGCGAAGCTTCACGCCTTTAGAGCCTCGCTGCGGGACTGGCAGGCCGCCTTCGGCGGATACAGGCCGAAGCTGGACGCCTACGCCGGCATCGGAAGAGAGAACCTCGACGGCGAGGGATACAACGGGAGCGACCTTTTCGACTATACAAGAGACGGCGCTTCGCTCATCCTCACCCAGCCGATCTACGACGGCAATCTGACGCGCAGCCAGGTGCGGCGCTACGAATACGCTAAAAACATGCGCTACTTCGACCTTTCGGCAAAGCTTGAAGAGGTGGCCTACGCCGGCTTCCGCTGTCATCAGGACGTCATCAGATACCGCAAGGCGGTCGCTATGGCCAGAAACAACGTCGCGCGCCACGAAGAACTGCTGGCAAAGGTCAAAAAGAGAGCCATCGCCGGAGTAGACAGCAAGGTCAACCTTGAGACCGCGATGGGACGTCTGGCGCTCGCAAAGGTCAACTGCCTGACGGAGGAGAGCAACCTGCACGACACAATAACGCAGTATGTGCGCGTCACGGGAATAGAGCCGGCAGAGCAGATGGAAGAGGCCGTCATCGAAGTGACTCTGCCCGAGCAGCCAGAGGCCTGCGTGACAGAGGCGCTGACCGGCAACCCGCAGGTCGCGTCGTACAAAGAAAACACCAATTCAATGCGGCACGCCATACAGGAGCAGGCGTCGCGCATGAGGCCGAAGCTTGATTTCCGCGCCGGAGTGAATCTCGATCACGACACAGACGGCAACAAGGGACGCCGCGATAAATCATGGGTGGAGCTCATGTTCCGCTACAACCTCTACAACGGCGGCATAGACAAAGCCAATATAAAAAAGTCCGAGGAACAGTATCAGGAATCCGAAGAGGTATTCAAAAAAATAGAGCGCGACGTCAGACAGGCCGTGCTGATAGCGTATAACGACGTGAAAAATATCGAACTTCAGATCCCGAACCTTGAGGAACATAAAAAGGCGGCGCAGGTAATGCGCACAGCCTATGTCAAACAGTTCGAGGCCGGCAGACGCACGCTGCTCGACGTCCTCGACGCTGAAAACGAGTCCTTTCAATCGGAGCTGGCTTATGTCAACGCTCTCTATAACCTTTCCTCAATGAAGGCGGACTATCTCACTTCGGTAGGCCGCCTCCTCTCCTATTACGACATCAAAAAAGTCGAAATGCCAGAGCCGCAAAAGGCCGGCATAGACATGGACAGAATAGTGAGAGAGCTGGGAAACAAGGATTAA
- a CDS encoding GGDEF domain-containing protein — protein MPDGTLKWVTTVIKILTKPYTNEVIAFTTTADTDMEHISKELLENVASHDYDYVIYLDAKNNSYRMFASDSKNTPLPPQICYDYESALKVHAYKYVIPEDIEYTIQCMLLKNLFEQLEKNDVYEFTVSSVEKDGSVRMKKVKYSYLDKKNKIMILSRTDVTDLYHQLQEYNKLRELANRDSLTGLYNKNYFYANLAREVGTPDAKWIFFIDLDDFKRVNDKLGHLMGDRIIRGVANILRGIFGEEAVVGRFGGDEFFVLLKNVSERIVRERAEEICSSLCFRYDNNAKRVEVHASVGVFMFSEKMEVEEVMHCADEALYHAKAEGKSKYVLYHEITNHVPIGNAPRLSRGQ, from the coding sequence ATGCCGGACGGCACGCTGAAATGGGTGACGACGGTCATCAAAATACTTACAAAACCGTACACCAACGAGGTCATCGCGTTTACCACGACCGCTGACACAGACATGGAACATATCTCAAAGGAACTTCTTGAGAACGTGGCAAGCCATGATTATGACTATGTGATATATCTTGACGCTAAAAACAACAGCTACCGCATGTTCGCCTCAGACAGCAAAAACACCCCGCTGCCGCCGCAAATATGTTATGACTACGAAAGCGCGCTGAAAGTCCACGCCTACAAGTACGTGATACCTGAAGACATTGAATATACCATCCAGTGTATGCTGCTGAAAAACCTCTTTGAACAGCTTGAAAAGAACGACGTCTACGAATTCACCGTGAGCTCGGTAGAAAAAGACGGCTCCGTGCGCATGAAAAAGGTCAAATATTCCTACCTCGACAAGAAAAACAAGATAATGATCTTAAGCCGCACGGACGTCACCGATCTGTACCACCAGCTTCAGGAATACAACAAACTTAGGGAGCTGGCAAACAGAGACAGCCTGACCGGGCTTTACAACAAGAACTATTTTTACGCGAACCTTGCGCGTGAGGTCGGCACACCGGACGCCAAATGGATATTCTTCATCGACCTTGACGATTTCAAACGCGTGAACGACAAACTTGGACATTTGATGGGCGACAGGATCATCAGGGGCGTTGCCAATATACTGCGCGGAATATTCGGCGAAGAGGCCGTCGTTGGACGCTTCGGCGGCGACGAGTTTTTCGTCCTCCTAAAAAATGTTTCAGAGAGGATCGTCAGAGAACGCGCGGAAGAAATTTGCAGCAGCCTGTGCTTCCGCTACGACAATAACGCAAAACGCGTTGAAGTCCACGCAAGCGTCGGGGTATTCATGTTCAGCGAAAAAATGGAGGTCGAAGAGGTAATGCACTGCGCCGACGAGGCGCTCTACCACGCCAAGGCCGAAGGAAAATCAAAATACGTCCTTTATCACGAAATAACGAACCACGTCCCAATAGGGAACGCCCCGCGCCTCTCCAGAGGACAATAA
- a CDS encoding diguanylate cyclase: MIKKFFSINLIISVIIISGFLLSGLSSFFSFQELFKKDIEAVSELTSENIFVNINNLMDRPINVSTAMAHDTFLRDFVKKEQPGGLSREHLLEMKDYLASYQKKYNFDSVFFISTKTHAYYHYKNGLDRLMGKGNPENIWYYAFLNDPAEVSLNVDNDESKNDVITIFVNYKLYDEEKNLLGVVGVGMETPYIQKFLMENENKFGVHAYLIDAAGNVQLSSTITEFEGVNLFKDKVYAPMAAAINTLGAGSDHRWYHTKQSDGYIITRYVPNLNWYLVVEKSTMEFQRKMLTQFAVSLAFMLFVILVVIGITTGLIKKYSLKLSHLAEMDQLTGIKNRRSYESETAAFAAHLDKFKSFGIGVLDLNNLKATNDLYGHQAGDEYLKIFAELLCETFRGCPVYRIGGDEFAVVFRDVPEETVRSDWDALRRRIEVIKSEQGHSISAAFGYAFWDASGLDTIEKVFKEADDRMYLHKKQIRGEAK; encoded by the coding sequence GTGATAAAAAAGTTTTTTTCGATAAATTTAATAATTTCCGTCATTATTATAAGCGGCTTTCTGTTGTCGGGACTGTCGTCGTTTTTTTCGTTCCAGGAGCTTTTTAAAAAGGATATAGAGGCCGTCTCGGAGCTGACTTCCGAGAATATTTTTGTAAATATAAACAATCTGATGGACAGACCCATCAATGTCTCTACCGCCATGGCGCACGATACGTTCCTTCGCGACTTTGTCAAGAAGGAGCAGCCGGGAGGGCTTTCACGGGAGCATCTGCTGGAGATGAAGGATTATCTGGCCTCGTACCAGAAGAAGTATAATTTCGATTCTGTCTTTTTCATTTCCACAAAGACGCACGCCTATTATCATTATAAAAACGGGCTGGACCGCCTGATGGGCAAGGGCAACCCGGAAAATATCTGGTATTACGCTTTTTTGAATGATCCCGCGGAAGTTTCTCTGAACGTGGACAATGACGAGTCGAAGAACGACGTTATTACGATTTTCGTCAATTATAAGCTCTACGACGAGGAGAAAAATCTGCTGGGCGTGGTGGGCGTCGGTATGGAGACGCCTTACATCCAGAAATTTTTGATGGAGAATGAAAACAAGTTCGGGGTGCACGCCTATCTGATAGACGCGGCGGGGAACGTGCAGCTTTCGTCGACGATTACGGAGTTTGAGGGCGTCAATCTTTTTAAAGACAAGGTGTACGCGCCTATGGCGGCGGCGATAAATACGCTCGGGGCTGGGAGCGATCATCGATGGTATCACACGAAGCAGTCTGACGGGTATATTATCACGCGCTATGTGCCCAATCTGAACTGGTATCTGGTAGTTGAGAAGAGCACGATGGAATTCCAGAGGAAGATGCTTACACAGTTTGCGGTGAGCCTTGCGTTTATGCTTTTCGTCATCTTGGTGGTCATAGGGATAACGACTGGGCTTATTAAAAAGTACAGCCTGAAGCTCTCGCATCTTGCTGAGATGGACCAGCTGACCGGCATAAAGAACCGCAGGAGTTATGAGAGCGAAACTGCGGCTTTTGCGGCGCATTTGGATAAGTTTAAAAGTTTTGGCATCGGTGTGCTGGACCTGAATAATCTAAAGGCGACGAACGACCTGTACGGCCATCAGGCGGGGGACGAATATCTTAAGATTTTTGCAGAGCTGCTTTGCGAGACTTTCCGCGGCTGTCCCGTTTACAGGATAGGCGGAGACGAGTTCGCGGTGGTTTTCCGCGATGTGCCGGAAGAGACGGTGCGAAGCGACTGGGACGCTCTGCGTCGCAGGATAGAAGTCATTAAGAGCGAGCAGGGACATTCTATAAGCGCGGCTTTTGGATACGCTTTCTGGGACGCAAGCGGCCTTGATACGATAGAAAAGGTCTTTAAAGAGGCCGACGACAGGATGTATCTTCACAAGAAACAGATACGCGGCGAGGCGAAATAG